In Oncorhynchus gorbuscha isolate QuinsamMale2020 ecotype Even-year linkage group LG26, OgorEven_v1.0, whole genome shotgun sequence, the DNA window ATTCACTTCCTCCCTCTATATCCACACCTTTAAAAAGAATAGCAACAATTTGACCTATTCAACCTGTGACTCTGACAGTTCGGGACATTCCCTTGGCTAGCAAAAGCACACCACGCCTAGCTACGGGTCAGGTTTCAACCCTGCAGTCGGGGAGAGACGGGAAACACTGATTTTGGGGCGGAATCCATTCAAATTGAAGTCCGAGTAATTGAAATTCAAGAATTGGTTAAGTGTCTCGTGCCAAAAAGAGACTAGTAGTTGTAGATTAATTTGCGAACACATTCAAAATGTGTTAATCCAAATTCCATTTGTGAATTCCAATTTCCAAAATAACCTCTGGCAATTTCTTCTGGCTATTTCTCCAAATGAAAGTTTAGCTAAATTAAAAATGTGCCCGTCTGTCCATCCATCTAGTCACCCAGGAACTGTAAGGTCACCTAAACATTGCACCCATGAGGACAAACCTCCATACACACATTTTTATGATAAATAGAAATGTAATTATGTCAATAGTATAAATTCAAACTCTTATTGCTTATTGCTTCTAAACGACACCTCGCTACGGCTTTACCCCAATCTGGACCTATAAACAATTTACCGAGTAGAGACAAACCCCACTGGTGATATGGCAAACACTGTCGTTTTTCATGCCATTGTAGGTGTGATTATGGTTTGTGTCGATACAGTATGCGTTTGTGCGTCTTCCGATATTTGAGCATGTTTGTCTGCAGGTAACAGCACATCCCGTTTCTTCAACCTATAAAGTGTCCATGTTCTTATGTAACAGCGCATCCCGTTTCTTCAACCTATAAAGTGTCCATGTTCTTATGTGACAGCGCATCCCCGTATCACCAACACCTTGGAGGTGTGCATATGTGTAAAGTGTTCTAATGCATATATGTAACGGCGCATCCGGTTTTTAATCCGGTCTCACAGCTCCTTAGATGAGTGTGACAATTGCTTGATCCGGCATCCATGGGTGCGACACTTCCCACACCTACCAAAGTCTCAGCAAGCAGAAAAAACGTTCTGCCAACGTTCTGTTCAGCAGCCCAGCAGAAAGCTGGGAAGAAATATACATGGCCTGCTGCAAGAAAAAAACGGAGCCCTTTAAATCACAAGTCTTTGTTCTCAGTTTTTCAACTGCCGACATGTTCTTTCTCCTCTGTTGTGCAAGCATGCTTCAGTTCCACATTGTGACTGACTAATAGTAGTACAGGTTTGAGGTGGTTAGGGAGCGGAAAGTGTAGACTGTGAAGGCTGGAGGAGCTGGGACTTGGTAGTTCAGAAGAGGAAGAATTGTAGTCCTTAGCAAGAGTtgtagtcctctacctggagatCATGGAGCTGGACTGGGAGTGGTTAGAGGTGGCGTGGCTGAGCTGGGAGAAACCACTGTGGCTCGACTCCAAACTGGTCATAGAGCCCCTGAgagagtaaaaaataaaaacaaagttagattcatttatttaaatgttttcttATTGTTGGCTTAACAGGTTTTAGAACTACATACTAAATGGGCTTAAAACAGACCTGGGTGCAAAAACTATTTGAAATGTTTCAATTTCTTTGAGTGTTTGCATTAGttgtgataggtgggaggggttTGCACTTGTGGGACTCGTTTATTGGTTATATTGCAAAAggaaagctcaatcaagcacagcttaagcataaaaaaataataataatgttttgtCACATaggaaatgatttcaaatagtatttgatccCTGGTCTGGTATTAATGACGCCCATCTCCAGCTCCTGCTTTGTCAAGTCTAGTGCCGAATAGTGTAGATCATGCAGCAAGTCAAACCAAACTGAGGTGAATCCACTGTGTGAGACACTCATTTAGCATACTGCTCCAAATAGGTTCCTCTAACCCACGGTGACTAAACATGGCCTCTCATGCTTCAGTGATTAGTTTTGAGGGGCATGAATGAAAGACTTCTTATCCTTATCAACCAATTTGCAGAGGCAGAAAAACACGGCAGGGATCATCAGCTACATTCAGCTGTGGGCCGATGGTCGgagggccggaacataattacaaatcatttgtagactgcaaattgactgcaagaagcccaaacagaaaTCATATTTGGATTAAATCCCGAATCATTTTACAATGACTTTGATTTGTATGACGTCACGTGCCTCCATTATgcatgggaatacttgggaacagatttcctaaattaaaaaTCACTTTAAATCATTCTGTTATGTCCaacaatgtaaataaataaacccACCCGCGAGCCGCCAGTAGGGGAACCCTGAAATACAGGGAGCCCTTTGTGGCAAAGGAGGAAGGCAACTCAAACTTTAAAAAAGCATGTGTCTGTTAGTCATTCATGCAAGCAAGGGAGAGACTAGCTTAGTGAGTGAGAGTGGCCTTTCTCTAGCTAAAGCACAAAAAGAGAAAGCCTAGCATGGCTGGTGAGGTAATGCTCAAATAAAGCCATACGCGAAGGGTCAGGATGCTTAGAGTCTTACAGAGCTGTCGCTAACTGTTTAGTGGGAGTTCTCGTAAGCAACCACACGCAATGCAAAGCTAAGGGAACACAAGTCCACTTACAAACTTTGAACGTCAAAGCAAGCCGTTCTTCACAggaagagacagaaggagtgGAAGAGGTGTTGGTGAGCGATAAGAGGACAGGAGCGCATTGAAAAGAAAGAGTGGAGGGTAAAACGGACATCTCTCTCTTTAGGAGGGGAAGCCTACACTTGGCACTTCATAATAATGGTTACATTAATGTCAATGTTGTATACAAAAAATATCAAATGGAAAAAAGTGATGATACAACACAAAATACAGTATGATTTCAAAAGATAACATTTGATGACCCATTTGATATCAGCTCACACACGCACTAACCTGAAGTCCTCGGAGCCAATGACCTCTGTGTAATACATGACTTTGCACTTGTGTGAGGAGACCTGCAGGGAGGCGAGGACGTCGTCCACGCGGGGCAGGTTGGTGGAGGCGCTGCCCGGCATGGTGTGGAACCTCCACTGCAGGATGtagaacccgggccacctggtcACGTGGGAACCCTGGGAAGAGGGACGGCGAGAGGGGGAAATGCATTAGATGAGAGGTTTTAAACCATTGTCAATCTGAATGTTCTTAACATTAGATTCATTAAGTATTGAATGAACTGGTTTCAACATGGGGGTGTAATACGCAAACCTGTATATTTAAATGAGTCAATCTTAATTCATTAATTCAGTCAAGAGATTCTCTCAGGCATTGACAAAAAGAGCCACCTGCATGCCTCATGTCTTTCTCAATACTATGAAGAACTAGTGTGCTGCCCCAGTGCTGACCTGCACGCTCTCCCCCTCCTTGCAGGTGAGTGGTGACTCCACCATGCTGTAGTCCAAGCCTAAGGTCCAGGACTTGTCTATGAGCTGGACGTTGTTCCCCCCGGGGGTGGTGATGCTGCTGTGTTGCCCCACTAGGGGGTCCTTGCGGGGGGGTTGTGGGGCGCGCTTGGAGTGGTAGAGGTGGAAGACCACGTCACCCTTACACACGTCAAAGTCCCAGGTGATCACGGAGGCGGCGTCGATGATCTCGAGCACCACCTGGCAGGGGAAAgcagggagatgaagagaggaggggttgaaggagagaggggagagaaaaggagaaacgagggggagggatgagaagagtagaaataaaagaaagaaaaagaatgagagagaaaaggacagatGACAGGAGGAGGAAAGACAGCAGATTTCTACCGACTAGTTACCACACAGCTCCTTTTATAAACAGATTTATATCATCCATCTACTTTTATGTAACAGAAACTAAAATAACAAATGGGTGCAGATTCCCCTCAAAGCAACATTCATGTTCAATTGGTAACAGAACAGTGGCTAAATGTCTGAAGATCAGTTTGAATGCACTTTCAGGACTTCTCCAGTGGGTGGCAGTGTCGGTCAAGCAACTTATCCCCCCCCCACAAACGACTTCAAAAGCTCCAGCCAAGGCCACAGTCGCCCCCGCTCTCCTCGAGTCCTCTCTGCTCCGCCGCAGCCGAGGTGCACTGTGTTGGGGGCTCACCTCGTGGGGCGCTCCCTTGAAGACGCTGGCACTCTGGTAGATAGTCTCTGTCCACAGGCTGATGTCTTCGTTCTCCAGCTCCTCTGCAGTACGGTACAGAGACTTGGGAACCAGGCCTCCCTCTGGGACTTCACACTGCACACAGAATTAGGCCACACCAGAAAGTACATGTCATTCTGCTCCACACAGATAATATTGTGTATATGCGCCGCACAGCCATGAAAAAGAAAGGGATTACAAGCGTGATCATGGCAACCACACGACAATGTGACTATGTTGGGTGatgacaccacacacactcaccatacACTCTCCTCCCAGGAAGTCAGGGATGACCTCCTTGTCTATGTAGTCCAGCAGGCCGCCGGGGCCCTGGTAGTCATTTCCAGCGTAGATCAGGAACTTCTTACGGGTGTTCTCGTCGATGAACGGGCTCACCTGAACACAGGACAGAGACGGTGGGACGAGTCAACACCCTACTGCTCCCGCCTAAACACATCATGCCTAATGGCATCTCATCTAGTGCCCCGTaagcaccatatagggaatagggtgccgtttagAGGAGTCGCCAGCCATAGCATTTCATCGTGTCTCACCAGGGTCCAGAGCACAGGGAAGACTCTAGGAGCCCTCAGTATGAGCAGGCGTCCCAGGGTCTCTGGGTAGTTGGCCTCCACCACCTCAATGATTCTCAGAAGGGCCTTAACCCCCGGTCGCCACAGGTGGCGCATGTTTAGCCCTTCGAGGTCCACCAGACACGTCCAACAActagaggggagagcgagagagagagagtggttggaGAACATTTGAAGTACTATGCACAGATTTTAAAGTACAACACACAAATTCGACCCCGACGTCAAAAAAACGGAGACAtattcctcccccctctctcaatccGGGACTCTCTCGCTGCCTCGGTCTTGCGCGAGGGAAGCTCCGTGGCTTTCCACCCTAGCACACCCGAGAAACAGTCCTGCATGGCTTCGCTCCATAGTCACGTCCATCTGATAAGCCTGACAGCTGCCAGACAACACCTCTATTCTCAcattctcgctctctttttccccGTCCCTCTCTTTTCCATTCCTCCTCTCACCCGCCCAATTTCTCGGTCACTCGCCCaatttccccgtctctctcacccACACCTTTCaaaaaagctctgacgaaggccaatACGCAAGCTTGTTAAATATCAGCGATACtaccaagagcagtgtgcggtttcctttttccttcttCTCGCTCTCACCCACACCTTTCAGAGGAAGGAACCCTCCACATTCTTTCCATCTTGCCTAGAGAACTTTAAAGAGCATGCCCCACACTCCGCAGTCCCTGCGTTAATAACCCCACTGCACCAAGGCAAATTCCCATGATTCACATTAGCTTAGCAACAGCTTCAGAGGCCCCATAGGGCTCATTACTTGTTGAGTCCCCCTTCTCCCACAGAACTTGTGTCCTGTAGATCTGAGAGGCCTGGATGGGTGTATGCAATATGGCTTAAACTCCACTTGACCTATCAGAGGGAGTGGTGGAGCTGCTACCAAATAGCAACGGGGTGTGTACCTGATTGGTCGGCCGAAGACTTTGGTGTTCTCCTCACAGCGCCTGAGGCCTTCCTCGTTTATAGATAGAACCTGAAGGGTTAAAAAACACACAATGTCGGCATGCTTACACACACTTTAGTTACCACATCTGTGATTAACAGTAGAAGAGGCCCACTCACGTGTCTGAGTAGAGACTCCTCCCCCAGGGCTCGGACCAGCCCCTTGGTGTCCATCTGTCCCAGGCGCAGGATATAGAGAGGACGACCCTCTGGAAGTCACACAGACATACGTATATTTGTGT includes these proteins:
- the LOC124015600 gene encoding SEC14-like protein 1 isoform X5 yields the protein MTVIGTTVVPTMVQKYQSPIRVYKHPFELVMEAYERRFPTCHLIPMFVDSEVLEETESEDGSIHNVQRRCKLDVDAPRLLKRIAGVDYVYFSQENTLNKRERTLHIESHNETFSNRVIIHELCSYSAHPENEDWTCFEQSASLDIKSFFGFESTVEKIAMKQYASSIKKGKEIIEFYLNQLEEEGISHVPRWTPSLDAPPSSSSSVTTKPVCATPKLLQLELPVTPAVSIPVSTDANDRELADAAQSEATSNDATNQPDDQMENQTGPPDDKLDADYIKRYLGDLTPLQESCLIRLRQWLQESHKGKIPKDEHILRFLRARDFNMEKAREILCQSLTWRKQHQVDYLLETWTSPQVLSDYYTGGWHHHDKEGRPLYILRLGQMDTKGLVRALGEESLLRHVLSINEEGLRRCEENTKVFGRPISCWTCLVDLEGLNMRHLWRPGVKALLRIIEVVEANYPETLGRLLILRAPRVFPVLWTLVSPFIDENTRKKFLIYAGNDYQGPGGLLDYIDKEVIPDFLGGECMCEVPEGGLVPKSLYRTAEELENEDISLWTETIYQSASVFKGAPHEVVLEIIDAASVITWDFDVCKGDVVFHLYHSKRAPQPPRKDPLVGQHSSITTPGGNNVQLIDKSWTLGLDYSMVESPLTCKEGESVQGSHVTRWPGFYILQWRFHTMPGSASTNLPRVDDVLASLQVSSHKCKVMYYTEVIGSEDFRGSMTSLESSHSGFSQLSHATSNHSQSSSMISR
- the LOC124015600 gene encoding SEC14-like protein 1 isoform X4, producing MTVIGTTVVPTMVQKYQSPIRVYKHPFELVMEAYERRFPTCHLIPMFVDSEVLEETESEDGSIHNVQRRCKLDVDAPRLLKRIAGVDYVYFSQENTLNKRERTLHIESHNETFSNRVIIHELCSYSAHPENEDWTCFEQSASLDIKSFFGFESTVEKIAMKQYASSIKKGKEIIEFYLNQLEEEGISHVPRWTPSLDAPPSSSSSVTTKPVCATPKLLQLELPVTPAVSIPVSTDANDRELADAAQSEATSNDATNQPDDQMENQTGPPDDKLDADYIKRYLGDLTPLQESCLIRLRQWLQESHKGKIPKDEHILRFLRARDFNMEKAREILCQSLTWRKQHQVDYLLETWTSPQVLSDYYTGGWHHHDKEGRPLYILRLGQMDTKGLVRALGEESLLRHVLSINEEGLRRCEENTKVFGRPISCWTCLVDLEGLNMRHLWRPGVKALLRIIEVVEANYPETLGRLLILRAPRVFPVLWTLVSPFIDENTRKKFLIYAGNDYQGPGGLLDYIDKEVIPDFLGGECMCEVPEGGLVPKSLYRTAEELENEDISLWTETIYQSASVFKGAPHEVVLEIIDAASVITWDFDVCKGDVVFHLYHSKRAPQPPRKDPLVGQHSSITTPGGNNVQLIDKSWTLGLDYSMVESPLTCKEGESVQGSHVTRWPGFYILQWRFHTMPGSASTNLPRVDDVLASLQVSSHKCKVMYYTEVIGSEDFRTACFDVQSLGSMTSLESSHSGFSQLSHATSNHSQSSSMISR
- the LOC124015600 gene encoding SEC14-like protein 1 isoform X1; the protein is MTVIGTTVVPTMVQKYQSPIRVYKHPFELVMEAYERRFPTCHLIPMFVDSEVLEETESEDGSIHNVQRRCKLDVDAPRLLKRIAGVDYVYFSQENTLNKRERTLHIESHNETFSNRVIIHELCSYSAHPENEDWTCFEQSASLDIKSFFGFESTVEKIAMKQYASSIKKGKEIIEFYLNQLEEEGISHVPRWTPSLDAPPSSSSSVTTKPVCATPKLLQLELPVTPAVSIPVSTDANDRELADAAQSEATSNDATNQPDDQMENQTGPPDDKLDADYIKRYLGDLTPLQESCLIRLRQWLQESHKGKTLTLTPASPSSPPFQIPKDEHILRFLRARDFNMEKAREILCQSLTWRKQHQVDYLLETWTSPQVLSDYYTGGWHHHDKEGRPLYILRLGQMDTKGLVRALGEESLLRHVLSINEEGLRRCEENTKVFGRPISCWTCLVDLEGLNMRHLWRPGVKALLRIIEVVEANYPETLGRLLILRAPRVFPVLWTLVSPFIDENTRKKFLIYAGNDYQGPGGLLDYIDKEVIPDFLGGECMCEVPEGGLVPKSLYRTAEELENEDISLWTETIYQSASVFKGAPHEVVLEIIDAASVITWDFDVCKGDVVFHLYHSKRAPQPPRKDPLVGQHSSITTPGGNNVQLIDKSWTLGLDYSMVESPLTCKEGESVQGSHVTRWPGFYILQWRFHTMPGSASTNLPRVDDVLASLQVSSHKCKVMYYTEVIGSEDFRTACFDVQSLGSMTSLESSHSGFSQLSHATSNHSQSSSMISR
- the LOC124015600 gene encoding SEC14-like protein 1 isoform X3; translation: MVQKYQSPIRVYKHPFELVMEAYERRFPTCHLIPMFVDSEVLEETESEDGSIHNVQRRCKLDVDAPRLLKRIAGVDYVYFSQENTLNKRERTLHIESHNETFSNRVIIHELCSYSAHPENEDWTCFEQSASLDIKSFFGFESTVEKIAMKQYASSIKKGKEIIEFYLNQLEEEGISHVPRWTPSLDAPPSSSSSVTTKPVCATPKLLQLELPVTPAVSIPVSTDANDRELADAAQSEATSNDATNQPDDQMENQTGPPDDKLDADYIKRYLGDLTPLQESCLIRLRQWLQESHKGKTLTLTPASPSSPPFQIPKDEHILRFLRARDFNMEKAREILCQSLTWRKQHQVDYLLETWTSPQVLSDYYTGGWHHHDKEGRPLYILRLGQMDTKGLVRALGEESLLRHVLSINEEGLRRCEENTKVFGRPISCWTCLVDLEGLNMRHLWRPGVKALLRIIEVVEANYPETLGRLLILRAPRVFPVLWTLVSPFIDENTRKKFLIYAGNDYQGPGGLLDYIDKEVIPDFLGGECMCEVPEGGLVPKSLYRTAEELENEDISLWTETIYQSASVFKGAPHEVVLEIIDAASVITWDFDVCKGDVVFHLYHSKRAPQPPRKDPLVGQHSSITTPGGNNVQLIDKSWTLGLDYSMVESPLTCKEGESVQGSHVTRWPGFYILQWRFHTMPGSASTNLPRVDDVLASLQVSSHKCKVMYYTEVIGSEDFRTACFDVQSLGSMTSLESSHSGFSQLSHATSNHSQSSSMISR